From Sulfurovum zhangzhouensis, one genomic window encodes:
- the lgt gene encoding prolipoprotein diacylglyceryl transferase, protein MDYFSWNVSPVLLELGPLQLRWYGILFVGSFFLGLMISKWIFQREGRNPEILDTLLIYALIGTVIGARLMHCLAYQPQYYLSHPLEILMVWKGGLASHGGLLGVIIAFWLFCKRYKESFFWLISRMTIPGLVIAAAVRFGNFFNSEILGKETDLPWAIIFERVDMLPRHPVQLYEAFSYLAIFGLFIILYKKLSSGLITRLFPGLLLSTMFTVRFLLEYTKTKQADYSWDIPLSTGQMLSLPFIIIGIVWVVWAIKGHQVNKA, encoded by the coding sequence ATGGATTATTTTAGTTGGAATGTAAGCCCGGTACTCTTGGAACTTGGGCCCCTTCAGCTCCGCTGGTACGGTATACTTTTCGTAGGATCATTTTTTTTAGGCTTGATGATCTCCAAATGGATATTTCAACGTGAGGGACGCAATCCCGAAATTCTTGACACTCTTTTGATCTATGCACTGATAGGCACCGTGATCGGAGCAAGACTTATGCATTGTCTGGCATATCAACCGCAATACTATCTTTCACATCCTCTTGAGATATTAATGGTATGGAAAGGCGGTCTTGCAAGCCATGGTGGACTGCTAGGCGTCATTATCGCTTTCTGGCTCTTTTGCAAACGCTACAAAGAATCCTTTTTTTGGCTCATATCCCGTATGACGATCCCTGGACTTGTGATTGCAGCTGCTGTAAGGTTTGGGAATTTCTTCAACTCTGAGATACTCGGTAAGGAGACTGATCTTCCGTGGGCAATCATCTTTGAACGGGTAGATATGCTTCCTCGCCATCCTGTCCAACTCTATGAAGCCTTCTCTTACCTAGCCATCTTTGGACTTTTTATCATACTGTACAAAAAGCTTAGTTCAGGGCTTATTACCAGACTCTTTCCCGGGCTATTACTCTCTACGATGTTCACTGTACGTTTTTTGCTTGAATATACGAAAACCAAACAAGCTGACTACAGCTGGGATATACCGTTAAGTACAGGGCAGATGCTTAGTCTGCCGTTTATCATTATCGGTATTGTCTGGGTTGTATGGGCAATTAAAGGGCATCAAGTAAACAAAGCATAA
- the ruvB gene encoding Holliday junction branch migration DNA helicase RuvB, with translation MERMVEIERFEGEGSYEMTLRPSTWDEYIGQEKIKKNLRVFIEASKKRGEALDHILFFGPPGLGKTTLANIISTQMGANIKTTAAPMIEKAGDLAALLTNIEEGDILFIDEIHRMSPAIEEILYPAMEDFRLDIIIGSGPAAQTVKIDLPRFTLIGATTRAGMLSNPLRERFGMHFRMQFYTPEELGRIVTQASHKLEKRSQKDAAIEIARRSRGTPRIALRLLRRVRDFAEVEDEAEITLKRARYALDELGVNNLGFDEQDIRLLELLVSAKNKPMGLSTISAALSEDEGTIEDVLEPYLIANGYIERTARGRIATQKSYEHFKLGGMKEGLFE, from the coding sequence ATGGAGCGCATGGTAGAGATAGAACGCTTTGAGGGTGAAGGCAGCTACGAAATGACGCTGCGCCCAAGTACATGGGATGAGTATATCGGTCAAGAGAAGATCAAGAAAAACCTGAGAGTCTTTATAGAAGCAAGTAAAAAAAGAGGAGAAGCACTCGATCATATCCTCTTTTTCGGACCTCCGGGTCTTGGTAAAACAACACTGGCAAATATCATCTCTACACAGATGGGAGCCAATATCAAAACCACGGCAGCCCCTATGATAGAAAAAGCCGGAGATCTCGCAGCCTTGCTTACGAATATTGAAGAGGGTGACATTCTTTTTATCGATGAGATACACCGTATGAGCCCTGCAATAGAGGAGATACTCTATCCGGCAATGGAAGATTTCAGACTGGATATTATCATCGGTTCAGGGCCTGCGGCACAAACCGTGAAGATAGATCTGCCGCGCTTTACTTTGATAGGTGCTACAACAAGAGCCGGTATGCTCTCAAATCCTCTTCGTGAACGTTTCGGTATGCACTTTAGGATGCAGTTTTATACACCTGAAGAGTTAGGTCGTATCGTGACTCAGGCATCACACAAGCTTGAAAAACGATCCCAAAAAGATGCAGCGATTGAGATCGCAAGACGAAGCAGGGGGACACCACGTATCGCTTTGCGCCTTTTAAGACGGGTACGTGACTTTGCAGAAGTGGAAGATGAAGCAGAGATCACGCTTAAAAGAGCTAGATATGCACTCGATGAACTTGGAGTGAATAACCTTGGATTTGATGAACAGGATATCCGTCTATTGGAGTTGTTGGTATCTGCTAAAAACAAACCGATGGGTCTTAGTACGATATCAGCAGCACTAAGTGAGGATGAAGGAACGATCGAGGATGTTCTTGAACCTTATCTGATTGCAAATGGTTATATCGAACGTACGGCTAGAGGACGTATCGCTACACAGAAAAGTTATGAACATTTCAAACTTGGCGGGATGAAGGAGGGTCTTTTTGAATAA
- the trpA gene encoding tryptophan synthase subunit alpha: MKKLVAYLTTGYPSLDFTVDAALALKEAGVDTLELGMPFSDPVADGPVIEKANLLALQAGFKLDHLFDVSAKIAPHIDTLWMGYFNPFYHKGMEYFINKAKETGVNGFIIPDLPFEEAKAYKPQIEEAGLNLIDFIAPTDSKARIEKIVTGATKFIYLVAYAGITGAGQSEDLQPIIADIKEFTDTPVYVGFGVDENTAKEKAKGVDGVIVGSAFVKVLLDETLNDTQKITKIASIAREIKAKINE, encoded by the coding sequence TTGAAAAAATTAGTAGCTTATCTAACTACAGGATACCCATCACTTGACTTTACAGTAGATGCTGCTTTGGCGCTGAAAGAAGCCGGAGTTGACACTTTAGAATTGGGCATGCCTTTTTCTGACCCTGTTGCAGATGGTCCGGTTATTGAAAAAGCCAATCTTCTGGCACTTCAAGCAGGATTCAAACTAGACCATCTTTTCGATGTTTCTGCAAAGATCGCACCGCATATCGATACCTTGTGGATGGGATACTTCAATCCTTTTTACCATAAAGGTATGGAATATTTCATCAACAAGGCTAAAGAGACAGGTGTGAACGGATTCATCATTCCTGACCTACCTTTTGAAGAGGCCAAAGCATATAAACCACAGATAGAAGAAGCCGGTCTTAACCTTATTGATTTTATCGCTCCTACAGACAGCAAAGCACGTATTGAGAAGATCGTAACCGGGGCTACAAAATTTATCTATCTTGTCGCTTATGCAGGTATTACCGGTGCTGGACAGAGCGAAGATCTACAACCAATCATAGCTGATATCAAAGAGTTTACCGATACGCCTGTTTATGTCGGTTTTGGTGTAGATGAAAATACTGCGAAAGAGAAAGCAAAAGGTGTAGACGGGGTCATCGTCGGCTCAGCATTTGTCAAAGTACTGCTTGATGAAACACTAAACGATACTCAAAAAATCACTAAAATTGCTTCTATTGCAAGAGAAATCAAAGCAAAAATCAACGAATAA
- the panB gene encoding 3-methyl-2-oxobutanoate hydroxymethyltransferase → MSIHTPKIDKKVTLSALQAMKGKEPIVMVTAYDALFAKLFDGEVEMILVGDSLNMSFLGKPDTLSATLEQMIYHTQAVCNGAEKSIVVLDMPFGTYTTPEMAVANATKVYQQTDAQAIKIEGGKERAPIIKALVDNGIAVVAHVGLMPQFVRSEGGYKVRGKDAEDIQQMIEDAKALEAAGAFMVLVEGVKAEAAKAITDAVSIPTIGIGAGNVTDGQVLVWSDMFDFFEAFTPKFVKKYGKGALMIKEGLQQYRDEVKSREFPSEEYSY, encoded by the coding sequence ATGAGTATTCACACTCCCAAAATAGATAAAAAAGTCACTTTGAGTGCACTGCAAGCAATGAAAGGTAAAGAGCCTATAGTCATGGTCACGGCTTATGATGCCCTGTTTGCAAAGCTCTTTGACGGGGAAGTAGAGATGATATTGGTAGGGGACAGTCTCAATATGAGCTTTTTGGGAAAACCCGATACACTCTCGGCAACACTGGAACAGATGATCTATCATACCCAGGCAGTTTGTAATGGTGCAGAGAAGTCGATAGTAGTTCTTGATATGCCTTTTGGTACTTATACTACTCCTGAAATGGCAGTAGCTAATGCGACAAAAGTGTATCAGCAGACAGATGCACAGGCAATCAAGATCGAAGGCGGTAAAGAGAGAGCACCTATCATTAAGGCACTTGTTGACAATGGTATCGCAGTGGTCGCACATGTAGGATTGATGCCTCAATTTGTTCGAAGCGAGGGTGGTTACAAGGTACGCGGAAAGGATGCAGAGGATATCCAACAGATGATAGAAGACGCCAAAGCACTTGAAGCAGCGGGTGCATTTATGGTCCTTGTGGAGGGTGTTAAAGCTGAAGCGGCCAAAGCAATTACTGATGCAGTAAGTATCCCTACAATCGGTATCGGAGCGGGGAATGTGACTGATGGACAGGTATTGGTGTGGAGTGATATGTTCGATTTCTTTGAAGCGTTTACGCCAAAGTTTGTCAAGAAATACGGCAAAGGTGCACTGATGATCAAAGAGGGGCTGCAGCAGTACCGTGATGAAGTCAAAAGTAGGGAATTCCCTAGTGAGGAGTACAGCTACTAA
- a CDS encoding AI-2E family transporter yields MITNKSLTITVLFILSLIGAYSIYQPFLLSLVVAMLLTMATYNFTKKLIRHTQSRKLSAAIATLFLVLIIFAPIIYLATNGVGYLSHMDISVINDITSTLRKYEIPYFKDWMSDEKISEYLKTATSYLTTAGSVGIGFVKNMLLVLVFYFIINFYGERFFDLIRALMPVSRMKSAKMIHEVSSTMEVVFYSIIVTAIFEGVLFGVMASYYEFNGLLFGVIYGFASLIPIVGGAVVWVPLSLYAWTNIDGQTAFVIAVYSVIVISIIADTFVKPVIIKVIKEDLLKSTIEINEIVIFFSILAGISTYGFWGMILGPAITSFLIAITKVYIDYNEAEYIKEIKINKIGEKDD; encoded by the coding sequence ATGATAACAAATAAGAGTTTGACAATTACGGTACTTTTTATTCTCTCATTAATCGGTGCTTATAGTATCTATCAGCCATTTTTGCTCTCTTTGGTGGTTGCAATGCTTCTAACGATGGCAACTTATAACTTTACTAAAAAGCTGATCCGTCATACTCAGTCAAGAAAGCTGAGCGCCGCTATCGCAACACTATTTTTGGTACTGATCATTTTTGCTCCTATTATCTATCTTGCAACCAACGGTGTGGGGTACCTTTCGCATATGGATATTTCTGTGATCAATGATATTACTTCTACATTGAGAAAATATGAGATTCCATATTTTAAGGATTGGATGAGTGATGAGAAGATCTCTGAGTATCTGAAAACCGCTACTTCTTATCTGACAACCGCAGGAAGTGTGGGAATCGGATTTGTCAAAAATATGCTGTTGGTATTGGTCTTTTATTTTATCATCAACTTTTATGGAGAGCGTTTTTTTGATCTGATACGTGCGCTCATGCCTGTAAGCCGCATGAAAAGTGCTAAAATGATCCATGAGGTCTCTTCTACTATGGAGGTTGTATTTTATTCGATCATTGTAACAGCGATTTTTGAGGGGGTACTTTTTGGTGTTATGGCAAGTTATTATGAATTTAACGGATTGCTGTTTGGTGTGATCTATGGGTTTGCTTCACTGATCCCCATTGTCGGAGGAGCTGTCGTTTGGGTACCTCTTTCATTGTATGCATGGACAAATATTGACGGTCAAACAGCATTTGTAATAGCTGTCTATTCGGTTATAGTGATTTCGATCATTGCAGATACTTTTGTCAAACCGGTCATCATTAAAGTCATTAAAGAAGATCTGCTTAAAAGTACCATAGAGATCAACGAGATCGTGATCTTCTTTTCAATACTCGCGGGGATCAGTACCTATGGTTTCTGGGGAATGATCCTTGGGCCGGCAATTACCTCATTTTTAATTGCGATCACGAAAGTCTATATAGACTACAATGAAGCTGAATATATTAAAGAGATAAAAATTAACAAAATAGGGGAGAAAGATGATTAA